Within Claveliimonas bilis, the genomic segment TGGGAATGCTGAGTGATGTAGAGCATTTCATTTACCATCTGCTGAGAAATGTCTTTATATCTCGGTTTATAGATGGGAGAATCCTGGGATATTCCGGCCATCTCCATGATCTCTTTGGCTTTCAGTCCGTCAAATTCAATCCATGCGTATTCCCAGGGCAGATCCGGATCAGCGGTATAAGTGCAGATCTGATGAGGGAAGATCATAAAGCCCTGTCCGCTTTTTACATGGTATTCTACAGATTCCTTTTTGGAATTTTGGGCGATCAGCGTTCCGGTACCCGAAATAACATAGTGAAAAAGATAGTGAGTGCGGGCAGCGGGACCGAAGGAATGAGCGGGATCGCATTGTTCCCAGCCATATTGGTAAAGCCCCAGGTCGATAAAGTTCTCGCTGGGGAAAATAGAAAATAAAACGTTGCTCATGCTGTTCCTCCTGATGAAAGTTTCGCCTGTGGAGTACTTTTTTTCATTATATATCAAAATGCTTGGTGATATCAATATATAGCATAAAAACAAGCATAAAGATATAAAACAAAAAAAACACCGGTATTTATAGACGTATATTGATATGTTAAAATAATATCACTAGGAGAAAAGCAAGAAAGAAGCAGAAAGGAGATATGAAAATGAGAGGAAAAAGGACAAGATGTGTCAGTGCCTTTCTGGTAGTTGCCATGGCAGGCGGATTGATGCTGCAGGGATGTTCCGGCAACAGCGATTCCAGTGGGAAGACAGAAATTGAGATCCTGCAGTATAAGCCGGAGGCAGCTACCTACTTTGATCAGGTGGAAGAACAGTTCAATGCAACTCATGATGATATCCATCTGACCATTGACTCGCCGAATGATGCATCTACGATCATGAGAACGAGGTTTATCCGCGAAGATTATCCGGATATCATCGGTATCGGCGGCGATATCAATTATTCTTATTATGTAGATGCGGAGATCCTTGCAGATGTGTCCGAATATGAGGGGATGGAAAATATCAAAGATTCCTATGTGGACATAGCAGAGGCGCTGGAGATCGTCCCAACTGACGGGACCTACATTGTACCTTACATGGCTAATGCGGCCGGTATTTTGTATAACAGAGATATGTTTGAGGAACATGGCTGGGAAATTCCTACAACATGGGATGAGCTGATGAGCCTGTGCGAGGAGATTCAGGCAGAAGGAATCCTGCCGTTTTATTTTGGATTCCGTGACACGTGGACCTGTCTGGCGCCATGGAATGGAATCGCAGTAGATCTGGCACCTGCTGATCTGTGCAAACAGGTAAACAGAGGAGAGGCAACCTTTACAGAAGGATATAAAGAAGCGGCAGAAAAGTATATCCAGCTGATGGAATACGGGCCGGCTGATCCGGTAGCGTACGGTTATAACGATGCATGTACGGCGTTTGCAAGAGGGGAATCTGCAATGTATCCTATCGGAAGCTATGCAGTGCCTCAGATCCTTTCCGTAAATCCGGATATGAATATTGACTCCTTTGTTATGCCGGCAAATGATGAGGCAGATGGCAATACATTAAACTCCGGTATTGACCTTGGCTTTTGCGTAACGGCTGCGTGCGAGAACAAGGAGGCCGCATATGAGGTGCTTGATTTCCTCCTTGAAGACGAGAATATTCAGGCCTATATTGACGACCAGAATGCAATTCCATGTAAAGAAGGAGAATTTGAGCTGGCTCCCTATGTGGACGGCATGACAGAGTATATCGAGTCCGGCAACATGACAGACTACCAGGATCATTACTATCCGTCAGAGATGGCTGCAGATGCTATCCTGCAGACCTATGTGATCGACAAGGATACAGATGCATTCCTTGCAAGGTTTGACAAAGACTGGCAGCGTTACAACCGCGATATCATCCGTGAGGTTCAGGCATACGAAGAAGAGAACGGAAGCGCGGAATAGGAAAGGAGTGGGGATAGAATGAAAAATGAAAGAAAACGTACCTTCCTGTTAATAACGATACCGATTCTGGCATTGTTTGTCTGCTTCAATACGATACCTTTGATTCGGGGTGTTATTTACAGTTTTACCAACTTTAAAGGCTTTGGAACTTATGATTGGGTCGGCCTTAGGAATTACATGGATCTGTTCACAGATCCCCGCGTGGGAGGATCCTATCTGTTTACATTCAAGCTGGCGATCTGCGCAACAATCGTAACGAATGTGATCAGCCTGATCCTTGCCCTGGGACTGAACAGTAAGATCCGCGCCAAAGGATTTTTCCGTGCGGCATATTTCCTGCCCAATGTACTTGGCGCACTGGTAGTAGGTTATGTGTTCCAGTATCTGTTCACATACATTCTTCCGGCAGTGGGAGAAATGATAGGAAGCGAAGCGTTGAGCTCCAGTATGCTTTCTAATGAAAATACTGCATGGATCGCGATCATGATCGTATGCTGCTGGCAGAATATTGCCATGAATACGATTATTTATATTTCCGGTCTTCAGACCGTTCCGGAGGATGTGTATGAAGCAGGCTCTCTGGACGGAGCAACAGGATGGAAAAAATTCAGACACCTGACTTTCCCTCTGATCATTCCCTTCTTTACCATCAATATGGTTTTGTGTGTAAAGAACTTCCTCATGGTATTTGATCAGGTTATGGCTATGACACAGGGAGGACCTGCACAGAGTACGGAATCCATTTCTTTCCTGATCTACAACAATGGTATGAAGGGCGGAAGCTTCGGTTATCAGAGTGCTAACGCTGTTATCTTCTTCATTGTGATCGTAGCAATTTCTGCAGCACAGATGAGCATCTCCAGCAGGAAGGAGGAGCAGTTATAATGAGTAAAAAAATAGATAAAGTAAAAACAAACTGGCCGGTTATGGTCCTTTTGATCATGGGGCTTAGCACAATTGCTTTTCCGTTGTATATGGCGATTGTGATCGCGTTTAAACAGCCCTCCGAGATGACAAACAGCATTTCCGGAATCCTGTCCCTTCCTTCTGAATGGAGTCTTTCCAATTTTGCCCAGGCTATGGAAGTTACAGATTTCTGGAGATCGCTTGGGAACAGTGTTCTGATCACAGTAGTGACAGTGGTGCTTTCCATTGTACTCCACTCCATGATGGGATATGCTATCGGACGGAACCGCGGACACAGCAAATTCTATAAATTTGTATATCTGTTTATTGTAAGCGGTATGTTTGTTCCTTTTGCAATCCTGATGATGCCGCTGGCAAAACAGACGGCGGAGCTGGGACTTGCAAACTGGGCTGGCGTTATCATTTTGTATGTGGTATTCTATATGCCGATGAATGTGCTGTTGTATTCCGGTTACCTTGTCAATATCCCGATCGCACTTGAAGAGGCGGCAAGAGTGGACGGCGCAAATACATGGCGGACTTACTGGAAGGTTATCTTCCCGATTATGAAGCCTATGCATGCGACAGTTGCCATCATCACAGCGCTGGCCGTATGGAATGACGTTATGACACCTCTTGTTATTATGTCAGGTACAGGGCAGAATACGCTGCCTTTGGCACAGCTCAATTTCCAGACGCAGTTCGGTACAAACTACAACCTGGCATTTGCTTCGTACCTTCTGGCATTGATACCGATCCTTATTTTCTACATTATCTGCCAGAAACAGATTATAAACGGTGTAGTCAATGGAGCTGTAAAATAGAATTTGATATGAAAATGAAAACCCCGCCTTAGCCTTTAAGGCGGGGCTGATTGAGTTTTAACGGCCGAAATTTATGAAACTTAAAAGGAGAACGACCAAATGGCAATTATCTTTCAGGAAGAGAAGAAAATATTTACACTTCACACAAAACAGACAACTTATCAGTTTAAGGTGGACTGCTATGGATTTTTGATCCATCTGTATTACGGAAAGAAAATACAGGGAGAGATGGATTATCTTCTCACTTTTGCAGACCGCGGATTTTCCGGCAACCCTTATGATACCGGACTTGACCGGACTTATTCTATGGATGCGCTGCCCCAGGAGTACCCGTGTATGGGAAACGGTGATTACAGAAGCAGTGCTCTGGTAGTCCAGAACGAGAACGGGACATACAGCTGCGATCTTCGATATAAAGGATACAAAATTGTGGATGGGAAATATGCTCTTCCCGGTCTCCCGGCAGTTTATGCGGCAGCAAAGGAGGCGCAGACTCTGGAAATTTATCTGGAGGATCCTGTAACTAAGATACGGGCAGTGCTGCTTTACGGTATCCTTCCGGAAGACGATATTATTACAAGGAGCGTCCGGATCGAAAATGCCGGATCACAGAAAATATATGTCAGAAAGGCGGCTTCTGCAGTTTTGGATTTCCTCTATGGAAATTATGATATGATCAGCTTCTATGGAAGACATGCCATGGAACGGAATTTTCAGAGAGTTCCGGTAGCTCACGGATCCCAGATGATCGGAAGCCGACGTGGAACATCCAGTCATCAGTACAATCCGGCAGTGATCTTTGCAGAGGAAAATGCCACAGAAGAATCCGGAAGCTGTTATGGAATGGTGTTTGTGTACAGTGGGGGATTTCAGGCAGAGGCTGAGAAAGATCAGTTTAACCAGACAAGAGTTGTCATGGGAATGGAGAGCGGAACCTTCTGCTATCCCCTGGAAGAAGGGGAAACTCTTGTTGTCCCGGAGACAGTGCTCACTTATTCTGCAAAAGGACTGGAAAAACTTTCCCACAATTATCACAGATGCTTCCGGCGTCACCTGTGCCGGGGAAAATATCGGGATGAGGTAAGACCGGTACTCATTAACAGCTGGGAAGCGGCATATTTCGATTTTACAGGAGAAACAATCCTTAAGCTTGCTGACGAGGCTGCTAAGCTTGGGATAGAAATGGTCGTGCTGGATGATGGCTGGTTCGGAAAGAGAGATGACGATAACAGCGGGCTGGGCGACTGGTATGTGAACGAGGAGAAACTTGGATGTTCTCTGGGAGAGCTGGCCCGGAAAGTAAACGAAAAGGGACTGAAGTTCGGCCTCTGGATCGAACCGGAGATGATATCGGAAGACAGTGATCTTTACCGCAGTCATCCGGACTGGGTATTTCAGATCCCGGGACGTTCCCCGGTACGTGCGAGAAACCAGCTGGTACTGGATTTTTCCAGAAAAGAAGTCCGTGATGAAGTTTTTGAACAGATCAGCAAAGTGCTGGATCATGCAAATGTAGAGTATATTAAGTGGGATATGAACCGGAGCATTTCAGATGTTTACTCTATAGCCGCCAGGGAACAGGGGATGGTTCTTTACAATTATGTGTTGGGCGTGTATGAATTTCTGGAAAAACTGATGAACCGGTATCCGGACATCCTTATTGAAGGATGCAGCGGCGGCGGCGGAAGATTTGATGCAGGAATGCTGTATTATACGCCGCAGATCTGGTGCAGTGACAATACAGACGCTGTTGACCGGACAGAAATACAGTACGGAACTTCTTTTATTTATCCTGTTTCTGCTGTGGGATCCCATGTGTC encodes:
- a CDS encoding ABC transporter substrate-binding protein — its product is MRGKRTRCVSAFLVVAMAGGLMLQGCSGNSDSSGKTEIEILQYKPEAATYFDQVEEQFNATHDDIHLTIDSPNDASTIMRTRFIREDYPDIIGIGGDINYSYYVDAEILADVSEYEGMENIKDSYVDIAEALEIVPTDGTYIVPYMANAAGILYNRDMFEEHGWEIPTTWDELMSLCEEIQAEGILPFYFGFRDTWTCLAPWNGIAVDLAPADLCKQVNRGEATFTEGYKEAAEKYIQLMEYGPADPVAYGYNDACTAFARGESAMYPIGSYAVPQILSVNPDMNIDSFVMPANDEADGNTLNSGIDLGFCVTAACENKEAAYEVLDFLLEDENIQAYIDDQNAIPCKEGEFELAPYVDGMTEYIESGNMTDYQDHYYPSEMAADAILQTYVIDKDTDAFLARFDKDWQRYNRDIIREVQAYEEENGSAE
- a CDS encoding carbohydrate ABC transporter permease translates to MKNERKRTFLLITIPILALFVCFNTIPLIRGVIYSFTNFKGFGTYDWVGLRNYMDLFTDPRVGGSYLFTFKLAICATIVTNVISLILALGLNSKIRAKGFFRAAYFLPNVLGALVVGYVFQYLFTYILPAVGEMIGSEALSSSMLSNENTAWIAIMIVCCWQNIAMNTIIYISGLQTVPEDVYEAGSLDGATGWKKFRHLTFPLIIPFFTINMVLCVKNFLMVFDQVMAMTQGGPAQSTESISFLIYNNGMKGGSFGYQSANAVIFFIVIVAISAAQMSISSRKEEQL
- a CDS encoding carbohydrate ABC transporter permease, giving the protein MSKKIDKVKTNWPVMVLLIMGLSTIAFPLYMAIVIAFKQPSEMTNSISGILSLPSEWSLSNFAQAMEVTDFWRSLGNSVLITVVTVVLSIVLHSMMGYAIGRNRGHSKFYKFVYLFIVSGMFVPFAILMMPLAKQTAELGLANWAGVIILYVVFYMPMNVLLYSGYLVNIPIALEEAARVDGANTWRTYWKVIFPIMKPMHATVAIITALAVWNDVMTPLVIMSGTGQNTLPLAQLNFQTQFGTNYNLAFASYLLALIPILIFYIICQKQIINGVVNGAVK
- a CDS encoding alpha-galactosidase, whose protein sequence is MAIIFQEEKKIFTLHTKQTTYQFKVDCYGFLIHLYYGKKIQGEMDYLLTFADRGFSGNPYDTGLDRTYSMDALPQEYPCMGNGDYRSSALVVQNENGTYSCDLRYKGYKIVDGKYALPGLPAVYAAAKEAQTLEIYLEDPVTKIRAVLLYGILPEDDIITRSVRIENAGSQKIYVRKAASAVLDFLYGNYDMISFYGRHAMERNFQRVPVAHGSQMIGSRRGTSSHQYNPAVIFAEENATEESGSCYGMVFVYSGGFQAEAEKDQFNQTRVVMGMESGTFCYPLEEGETLVVPETVLTYSAKGLEKLSHNYHRCFRRHLCRGKYRDEVRPVLINSWEAAYFDFTGETILKLADEAAKLGIEMVVLDDGWFGKRDDDNSGLGDWYVNEEKLGCSLGELARKVNEKGLKFGLWIEPEMISEDSDLYRSHPDWVFQIPGRSPVRARNQLVLDFSRKEVRDEVFEQISKVLDHANVEYIKWDMNRSISDVYSIAAREQGMVLYNYVLGVYEFLEKLMNRYPDILIEGCSGGGGRFDAGMLYYTPQIWCSDNTDAVDRTEIQYGTSFIYPVSAVGSHVSACPNHQTGRTVSLHTRGVTAMAGTFGYELDPGTLTEAEKEEVKEQVRTYHTYGKLIQTGDYYRLSNPAKDETAAWAFVSEDKREALLNAVMLKVHGNMTVNYIRMRGLDPEAFYREEKTGKCYSGGALMEAGYPLPVESGEYLAYQIHFIQE